TTTCCAACCGTACAAAAAAACTTGCCATACCTTATGTCTTTGCCGGTGGCGGTTTGTTTTTCTTCAATCCCCGGGCACGCTATTATGGTAGCAATCCTGAGTATTATGGGAAATTGGTTTCACTGCAACCTCTGGGTACAGAAGGGCAATATATCAATGAAGGTGATTATCCTGCACCTTACAAACTTTATCAGGCCGTTTTTCCAATTGGCATAGGTACGTATATAAGAATCAATCCCAAATGGCGACTGAAGGTTGAGTTTTCTGAACATTTTACCCTGACAGATTATTTAGACGATGCTAGTGGAAAATATCCGAATATGGAAGCTTTGTCGCTTACTCCAAAAGGCGAATTGGCTTCTTATTTTGCTGACAGGCGACTGAACAGATCACAAGACCCTTCGGGAAGAAACCGCTCTAATGCTACCAAAAATGATAACTACATTCATTTCGGTATTGGGTTGGTTTATAATCCACAGGCTCAACATGCAACCCGATACAGAGGTCCGGGTTTCTGGAAAAAACTTTTCACCGGGCGTAAAGGCTGGTGGGGTGGTGCCGGCAACGGCCTTTAAGAACAATCATCATATCGTCATCAACTGATGTAACTTTTTATGTTGCGGAATGTTATCATTCTAAATAACATGTATATGAAAATTTTAGTTCCGGTTGACTTTACCGATATTACTGAAAAAGGATTTAAATATGCATTGTCACTTCCTTTTGCCAATGAAATAATCCTTTTTCATGCTGTTGATGACATAACAAAGTCTAAAGAAGCACAACAGCAACTCAGCAACATTACAAACAAATATTCCGTTCCTGCACATCTCACTGTTCAGCAAAAAGTAAAACAAGGTAACCTTTTTGAGATATTAGGTGATTTTTCAAAAGAAGTTAGTGCTGACTTAATTGTGATGGCTACACATGGCATTAAAGGCCTTCAACATTTCTTAGGCAGTCATGCCATGAAGTTGATTACCCATTCAAAAACTCCTTTCATTGTTGTACAACAAAAAGATTTCAGTCCACTGAAAAAGATGCTTGTACCTATTGATTTCACCAAAGAAGTTAAACAGGAATTGCCTGCTGTAATACAATTTGCAAAGCTATTTAAGGCAAGTGTACTGCTGCTTAAACAAAACAATCACGATCCTTATATTCAGAAAAGAAGTGACCTGAATACCGTATATTTTGAAGACAATCTCAATAATGCAGAAATTAAATATCAATTAATTGAGCAGACCTTTTCACTCGATGATAAATATGAGGTGATTGCCAAACAAGCTGCTGCACATAATGCCGACATTATTGTTACTACCATAGAGCCTGATTTGAATGTTGCCGACTACGTAATAGGTGTTGAAGAGCAAAAAATTGTAGCTAACGATCTTCAACTGCCTGTATTATGTGTCAACATCAAGCATTTTACCATTGCCGGTGATCAGTTCAGTGTTTCAGTACAACAGTAGCAAATAAGTACATTGCGTTCAACTTCCTTACTTTGACATTTGCCAAATAAAAAGTGATTTTGACCAAAAGGTTGCCCCATCACTAAATATAAGACTGCAACTTGGTTTAACAATTAAGAAAACAATCGTTAAACAAAGAAGTATGTCGTTGGTAACCTGCAAAGAATTCAATAACCTGTCACATGATGAACAAACCTGGTATATTTGGAATGGTGCAATTCATCTTCATGTCAGAGAAGTTTATGGCTACAGAGTAAATCTGTTTTATTTCAATGAGTTTTACATTGAACTATGGTACAGCATTAATGAGAACAGTATTAAAAAGATAAAGTCGTTTGACAACTCCGCACTTTTGGCCCCTTATCTGGAAACAATTAAAATAGACTCCCTGCTGAATATTGATTCAGGTTTTGAATAAACTTATTGTCCGCTAAAAACGTATTGCAGGATATTTGCGCCCATCTGCAACGCTTTTTGTCGCATTTCCGGTGGGTCGTTATGTACTTCCGGATCTTCCCACCCATCGCCAATATCACTTTCATATTCATAAAAACAAACTAACCTGCCCTGATAAATCAGGCCAAAACCCTGTGGCGGTTTCCCATTATGTTCATGGATTTTAGGCAATCCATTGGGGAAATTATACCGCTGATGATAAATAGGATGGTTGAATGGCAATTCAACAAAGTCAAGTTCAGGAAAAACTTTTTTCATTTCGGGGCGGACAAACTTATCCATGTCGTAGCTGTCGTTGATATTCAAAAATCCACCGGCTATTAAATATTTTCTCAGATTTTCGGCCTCCTGATTGCTAAAAACAAACCGCCCGTTGCCTGTCATGTGCACAAAAGGATAATTAAATAAGTCGGGGCTTCCGGGCTCTACTACAGCCTCTTCCGGGCTAATGTTGGTATTAATATTCTGATTGCAGAAAACTGCCAGATTGTGTAATGCCGTAGGGCTGACGTACCAGTTTCCACCGCCTGCATATTTGAGCTTGGCAAGTTTTAATGTAAAATCGGGTGCTTTAAATGAAGAAAACAGCAAAAAAACCATTGCCAGAACCTTCAAACCAAAAACACTACGAAAACACTTCATAAGAGCCCAAAAATATGT
This portion of the Bacteroidia bacterium genome encodes:
- a CDS encoding universal stress protein gives rise to the protein MKILVPVDFTDITEKGFKYALSLPFANEIILFHAVDDITKSKEAQQQLSNITNKYSVPAHLTVQQKVKQGNLFEILGDFSKEVSADLIVMATHGIKGLQHFLGSHAMKLITHSKTPFIVVQQKDFSPLKKMLVPIDFTKEVKQELPAVIQFAKLFKASVLLLKQNNHDPYIQKRSDLNTVYFEDNLNNAEIKYQLIEQTFSLDDKYEVIAKQAAAHNADIIVTTIEPDLNVADYVIGVEEQKIVANDLQLPVLCVNIKHFTIAGDQFSVSVQQ
- a CDS encoding DUF4159 domain-containing protein, with the protein product MVFLLFSSFKAPDFTLKLAKLKYAGGGNWYVSPTALHNLAVFCNQNINTNISPEEAVVEPGSPDLFNYPFVHMTGNGRFVFSNQEAENLRKYLIAGGFLNINDSYDMDKFVRPEMKKVFPELDFVELPFNHPIYHQRYNFPNGLPKIHEHNGKPPQGFGLIYQGRLVCFYEYESDIGDGWEDPEVHNDPPEMRQKALQMGANILQYVFSGQ